TTTGCCGTTTGTTCCCACGATATGCACAGCCTTGAGATTATCTTGTGGATCTCCCAACTCTTTAAGCATCCAAGCCATACGCTCCAACCCAGGCTTGATGCCAAATTTTAATTGTCCATGAATCCAATCCAACGCTTCCTGATAAGTCATAATTACTCCTTTTTTAGGCTAATGCTTCAACTTAGTCATTAAACCGACCTCTAAACTAGATTTCTAGTTTTTCCTGAGCTTAATGCTTTGACGCTCTTATTATACCAAAGACTCCTAGGTATAACCAAAATATGCAAAAAAGGCAACCCTAGGGTCACCTCTTAAGCTTTCTCTTTTTCGTCAATAACAAGACGAACTTTTTTACCTTGAGTAGGTACCGAATAGACAATCGCTCTTATCGCCGTAATAGTACGTCCTTTTTTCCCGATAACACGCCCAATATCGGCTGGGGCAAGATCAAGATGGTACTCCAAAAACTCAGGACCGTCAATAATTTTGATGGTCAACTGATCTGGTGAAGCAATTAAAGGTTTAACGATAGCGATAATAAGATTTTCAATGGTATCCATAGGCTAAAAAATTATTTTGAGAATTTTGATTCGTGGAATTTCTTCATAACGCCTTCTTTTGAAAGGATGTTACGAACTGTATCTGAAGGTTGTGCACCTTTAGACAACCACTCAAGAACACGTTCTTCTTTAAGTGTTACTTGGTTTTCTTCAACGAGTGGGTTGTAAGTACCAACTGTTTCGATGAAACGTCCATCACGTGGAGCACGTGAATCTGCAACGTTAATACGGTAGAAAGGTTTTTTCTTAGAACCCATACGAGTCAAACGGATTTTTACTGCCATTTTTAATATCTCTTTTCTTTAGTTTTTTATTATGGTGGGGGCACTTATCGCCCCTCGACCTTAACTAGTATACCATATCATTTTTATGTGTCAAGAAAAAAACTTGACAGACTTAAAATTTCTACAAAAAAAGTTAGAGTCAAACTCTAACTTCCTTTTCGACTATTTCTTAGTTGTAGTCTTGTGATTTTTTTCATAAGCTACCTTTGCTTCAGCATATTCAGCTTCTAAACCCTTAGCAGCTGCCTTCGACACTTTCTCGTAAGTATCACGACTGGTCAACTTGCCATCCTCGTTGTAGGTAGAAACAACCAAGGTATCTTTATTTACAGTATAAGACTTGGTGCGTTTCCCTTTACGGTAGAGTCGATAGTTATCTACATTATCCGAAATATAGTAATCTACTAGATTCTTATCTGCATTTGGATAAAGTTGCGAGACAACTTTAGTCAACTCACGCTTAAATTCTGAAACTTCTTTAGTATAGGTAATCGATTTATTCCACTGATCAACAACTTGATATTCCTTCAAATAATCTGAAGCTGTAAAAGTAGGCTGATCCTCCTCACCTTTTTTATAAAAGTAAGAATGTGTTTGTAAATTATTAGACTGATCAACTTTAAGGAAAGAGA
The DNA window shown above is from Streptococcus salivarius and carries:
- a CDS encoding KH domain-containing protein, which produces MDTIENLIIAIVKPLIASPDQLTIKIIDGPEFLEYHLDLAPADIGRVIGKKGRTITAIRAIVYSVPTQGKKVRLVIDEKEKA
- the rpsP gene encoding 30S ribosomal protein S16, which produces MAVKIRLTRMGSKKKPFYRINVADSRAPRDGRFIETVGTYNPLVEENQVTLKEERVLEWLSKGAQPSDTVRNILSKEGVMKKFHESKFSK